A single window of Eucalyptus grandis isolate ANBG69807.140 chromosome 1, ASM1654582v1, whole genome shotgun sequence DNA harbors:
- the LOC104435904 gene encoding pathogenesis-related protein 1C → MSSCFKMSSCAVMYLAVSLACFFIIATPSTPSADVSAERAQMIREFLDGHNAARKAVGVPPLAWDTSLSTYARVYANQRRADCRLVHSPGYAFGENLFWGQGRRWSAAEATAEWVAEKQWYHYANNSCSGQECTHYTQVVWRTTIRVGCSKIICNSSDTFIACEYYPPGNYIGQRPY, encoded by the coding sequence ATGTCCTCGTGCTTCAAGATGAGTTCGTGTGCCGTCATGTACTTGGCTGTCTCACTGGCGTGCTTCTTCATCATTGCCACCCCATCGACACCGAGCGCCGATGTCTCAGCAGAGAGAGCGCAGATGATACGGGAGTTCCTGGATGGCCACAATGCGGCAAGGAAGGCGGTTGGAGTGCCGCCGCTCGCATGGGACACGTCCCTCTCCACTTATGCACGGGTGTATGCGAACCAGAGGCGGGCGGACTGCAGGCTGGTGCACTCGCCGGGGTATGCGTTCGGGGAGAACCTGTTCTGGGGGCAAGGGCGGCGGTGGAGTGCCGCAGAGGCCACGGCGGAGTGGGTGGCGGAGAAGCAGTGGTACCACTACGCCAACAACTCTTGCTCGGGCCAGGAGTGCACGCACTACACGCAGGTGGTGTGGCGGACGACAATCCGCGTGGGCTGCTCCAAGATCATATGCAACTCCAGCGACACTTTCATAGCGTGCGAGTATTACCCTCCGGGCAACTACATCGGCCAGAGGCCTTATTAA